One window from the genome of Maylandia zebra isolate NMK-2024a linkage group LG18, Mzebra_GT3a, whole genome shotgun sequence encodes:
- the si:rp71-1g18.1 gene encoding uncharacterized protein si:rp71-1g18.1 isoform X2, whose protein sequence is MSTVVVSLQAQVESVLGSLVKAASVELIKLFESRYRASEVDLGRGEDGKGSETSDVLSSGDTKRSIGVQVGDSAEEPSLLHGLTFVSDSDYVRECKEVVMEGCLIPPEILLAEDNGPADPEWSSLKDPVVDTVELSVLGAESPSDCGAQTEVDLHETSADQKLLVIQPDTNNSASGEKVKFVCPLILKLESPTPKVDQSEKPAQAEPQQASVSTAKGTAYSPSPSDGAATPAHTGVWEWVHAQKEAKNHLQMKLKLTSPDPKLLRPCAVQLVNVLTLPESDIQGDAAKAHSVDLKNGWPVPKDLRRHQGLHTGHRLCCFTRCANDIWRLQTVISRSRDGYSCSICGKTFSRRKILRRHKRFHTGEKPYSCSACSKTFALRKSLRRHSRFHTGERPHTCTQCGKSFRLRDNLKAHLRFHSGEKPFSCATCGKTFRIMRNLEKHKVNHCELFVPSFRTIAGLKL, encoded by the exons ATGTCGACGGTGGTCGTGAGCCTCCAGGCGCAGGTGGAGTCGGTGCTAGGCTCGCTGGTTAAAGCGGCCTCGGTGGAGTTAATCAAACTGTTCGAGAGCAGATACCGAGCATCCGAGGTGGACCTGGGCCGCGGTGAGGACGGGAAGGGAAGTGAAACCTCGGATGTTTTATCGAGCGGGGACACAAAACGGAGCATCGGAGTGCAAGTGGGCGACAGCGCGGAGGAGCCGTCGCTGCTTCATG GGCTCACTTTTGTCTCGGATAGCGATTATGTGAGGGAGTGCAAGGAGGTGGTGATGGAGGGTTGCCTCATTCCGCCAGAAATCCTCTTGGCTGAAGATAATGGGCCTGCTGACCCCGAGTGGTCATCCCTGAAGGATCCG GTTGTGGATACGGTGGAGTTGAGCGTCCTTGGAGCAGAGTCTCCATCTGACTGTGGTGCTCAGACAGAAGTTGATTTGCATG AGACGTCAGCTGATCAGAAGCTTCTTGTAATTCAGCCTGACACGAACAACTCTGCTTCTGGGGAGAAGGTGAAGTTTGTTTGCCCGCTGATCCTTAAGCTGGAGTCTCCAACACCCAAAGTTGATCAATCGGAGAAGCCTGCTCAAGCCGAGCCTCAGCAGGCCAGTGTCAGCACAGCTAAAGGCACTGCCTACAGTCCATCCCCATCTGATGGCGCTGCGACTCCTGCACACACTGGAGTGTGGGAGTGGGTCCACGCTCAGAAGGAAGCAAAGAACCATCTCCAGATGAAATTGAAACTCACATCTCCAGATCCAAAGCTGCTGCGTCCCTGCGCAGTGCAGCTGGTAAATGTTCTCACGTTGCCTGAATCAGACATTCAGGGCGACGCTGCCAAAGCTCACAGCGTTGACCTCAAAAACGGTTGGCCTGTGCCAAAAGATCTCCGCCGTCATCAAGGTCTTCACACTGGCCATCGCCTGTGCTGCTTCACCAGATGCGCAAATGACATATGGCGCCTCCAAACGGTCATCAGTCGCTCCCGAGATGGATACTCTTGCAGCATCTGCGGGAAAACATTCAGCCGGAGGAAGATCCTCCGGCGGCACAAGCGCTTCCACACCGGAGAAAAGCCGTACTCGTGTTCTGCGTGCTCTAAAACGTTCGCCCTGCGAAAGAGTCTCCGCCGCCACTCGAGGTTCCACACGGGGGAGAGGCCGCACACCTGCACGCAGTGCGGTAAAAGCTTTCGGCTGCGAGACAACCTAAAAGCGCACTTGAGGTTTCACTCCGGAGAGAAGCCTTTCAGCTGTGCCACGTGCGGCAAGACGTTCAGGATCATGAGGAATCTAGAGAAGCACAAAGTGAACCACTGTGAGCTCTTCGTTCCTTCATTCAGAACGATCGCCGGCTTAAAGCTGTAG
- the LOC101466290 gene encoding E3 ubiquitin/ISG15 ligase TRIM25, which yields MEDAEESRMEEMLMCPVCQDIFKDPRQLPCGHSMCMTCLEGLMDHSSDVPFKCPDCRAHFGQVVTVQKSYALASIAEDFRLSRRTREKQTKCVYCDYCPEKNILAVKTCTKCEVSLCKEHVKDHQKLPVFTGHPLVGPLSDLAERRCPQHEDEVLRYYCKSSRRYICSICTLEGKQLNVATETSTVLRRQLTEYMDQHFKTLMDQITESSNTVRKLQEDIHHNKQKMNSINGVTIVLLLLWFIVLYYAYNFSVENQTLTEALDEQQNRVHDIYSTIAESLVYHSMKSYRPKETEDQGALMLDLNTVNHVLGVSADLKTAERVNAKLDYPNSNSRFDEAPQVLSSQCFSSGVHVWEVEAEGHWDIAVSYKSIQRKCKETSAFGNNTESWSLVHKGKGNLFACHNKTKTPVSRALQSSRIAVVVNFEEGSISFSAVDSTVTQLHEFKAELSQPVCLGLGLHHVDPPSRVSIVKAS from the exons aTGGAAGATGCAGAGGAAAGCCGGATGGAGGAGATGCTCATGTGTCCAGTGTGCCAGGACATATTCAAGGATCCTCGGCAGCTGCCCTGTGGACACAGCATGTGTATGACATGCCTGGAAGGCCTGATGGATCACTCCTCAGACGTCCCATTCAAGTGTCCAGACTGCAGGGCGCATTTTGGTCAGGTTGTTACTGTGCAGAAGAGCTACGCGCTGGCCAGCATCGCAGAGGACTTCAGGCTGAGCAGGAGGACCAGG GAAAAGCAGACAAAATGTGTGTACTGCGACTACTGCCCAGAGAAAAACATCTTGGCTGTCAAGACATGTACAAAGTGTGAGGTGTCGCTGTGCAAAGAGCACGTCAAGGACCACCAGAAGCTGCCAGTGTTCACTGGGCACCCTCTGGTGGGACCGCTGAGCGACCTCGCAGAGAGGAGGTGCCCACAGCATGAGGATGAGGTGCTGAGGTACTACTGCAAGTCATCCAGACGCTACATCTGCAGCATTTGCACACTGGAGGGCAAGCAGCTTAACGTGGCCACTGAGACCTCCACTGTCCTACGGAGACAACTTACC GAATACATGGACCAGCACTTTAAAACGCTCATGGATCAAATCACAGAATCCAGCAACACTGTAAGAAAACTGCAAGAAGACATTCATCATAAC aaacagaaaatgaactCCATCAACGGTGTCACCATAGTCCTGCTCTTACTCTGGTTCATAGTTCTCTATTACG CCTACAACTTCTCTGTGGAGAACCAGACGCTGACAGAAGCGCTGGACGAGCAACAGAACCGCGTGCATGACATCTATTCCACGATCGCAG AAAGTTTGGTTTATCATTCCATGAAAAGCTACAGACCTAAAGAAACAGAAGATCAAG GAGCTCTCATGTTGGACCTCAACACTGTCAATCACGTTCTTGGAGTGTCTGCTGATCTCAAAACAGCTGAGAGAGTGAACGCAAAGCTGGATTATCCCAACAGTAACAGCCGTTTCGATGAAGCCCCGCAGGTCCTCTCCTCCCAGTGCTTCTCCTCTGGTGTCCATGTCTGGGAGGTGGAGGCTGAGGGGCACTGGGACATTGCTGTATCCTACAAGAGCATCCAACGAAAGTGCAAGGAAACCAGCGCCTTCGGAAACAACACAGAGTCCTGGAGTCTTGTGCACAAAGGCAAAGGGAACCTGTTTGCCTGCCataacaaaaccaaaactcCTGTATCTCGTGCCTTGCAGAGCAGCCGAATAGCAGTGGTGGTTAATTTCGAGGAGGGCAGCATCTCATTCAGTGCTGTAGATTCCACCGTCACACAGCTGCATGAATTCAAGGCTGAACTGAGTCAGCCAGTGTGTCTGGGTTTGGGGCTTCATCACGTGGATCCACCCAGCCGAGTGTCCATTGTCAAAGCTTCCTGA
- the si:rp71-1g18.1 gene encoding uncharacterized protein si:rp71-1g18.1 isoform X1 yields the protein MSTVVVSLQAQVESVLGSLVKAASVELIKLFESRYRASEVDLGRGEDGKGSETSDVLSSGDTKRSIGVQVGDSAEEPSLLHGLTFVSDSDYVRECKEVVMEGCLIPPEILLAEDNGPADPEWSSLKDPVVDTVELSVLGAESPSDCGAQTEVDLHVSTETSADQKLLVIQPDTNNSASGEKVKFVCPLILKLESPTPKVDQSEKPAQAEPQQASVSTAKGTAYSPSPSDGAATPAHTGVWEWVHAQKEAKNHLQMKLKLTSPDPKLLRPCAVQLVNVLTLPESDIQGDAAKAHSVDLKNGWPVPKDLRRHQGLHTGHRLCCFTRCANDIWRLQTVISRSRDGYSCSICGKTFSRRKILRRHKRFHTGEKPYSCSACSKTFALRKSLRRHSRFHTGERPHTCTQCGKSFRLRDNLKAHLRFHSGEKPFSCATCGKTFRIMRNLEKHKVNHCELFVPSFRTIAGLKL from the exons ATGTCGACGGTGGTCGTGAGCCTCCAGGCGCAGGTGGAGTCGGTGCTAGGCTCGCTGGTTAAAGCGGCCTCGGTGGAGTTAATCAAACTGTTCGAGAGCAGATACCGAGCATCCGAGGTGGACCTGGGCCGCGGTGAGGACGGGAAGGGAAGTGAAACCTCGGATGTTTTATCGAGCGGGGACACAAAACGGAGCATCGGAGTGCAAGTGGGCGACAGCGCGGAGGAGCCGTCGCTGCTTCATG GGCTCACTTTTGTCTCGGATAGCGATTATGTGAGGGAGTGCAAGGAGGTGGTGATGGAGGGTTGCCTCATTCCGCCAGAAATCCTCTTGGCTGAAGATAATGGGCCTGCTGACCCCGAGTGGTCATCCCTGAAGGATCCG GTTGTGGATACGGTGGAGTTGAGCGTCCTTGGAGCAGAGTCTCCATCTGACTGTGGTGCTCAGACAGAAGTTGATTTGCATG TCTCCACAGAGACGTCAGCTGATCAGAAGCTTCTTGTAATTCAGCCTGACACGAACAACTCTGCTTCTGGGGAGAAGGTGAAGTTTGTTTGCCCGCTGATCCTTAAGCTGGAGTCTCCAACACCCAAAGTTGATCAATCGGAGAAGCCTGCTCAAGCCGAGCCTCAGCAGGCCAGTGTCAGCACAGCTAAAGGCACTGCCTACAGTCCATCCCCATCTGATGGCGCTGCGACTCCTGCACACACTGGAGTGTGGGAGTGGGTCCACGCTCAGAAGGAAGCAAAGAACCATCTCCAGATGAAATTGAAACTCACATCTCCAGATCCAAAGCTGCTGCGTCCCTGCGCAGTGCAGCTGGTAAATGTTCTCACGTTGCCTGAATCAGACATTCAGGGCGACGCTGCCAAAGCTCACAGCGTTGACCTCAAAAACGGTTGGCCTGTGCCAAAAGATCTCCGCCGTCATCAAGGTCTTCACACTGGCCATCGCCTGTGCTGCTTCACCAGATGCGCAAATGACATATGGCGCCTCCAAACGGTCATCAGTCGCTCCCGAGATGGATACTCTTGCAGCATCTGCGGGAAAACATTCAGCCGGAGGAAGATCCTCCGGCGGCACAAGCGCTTCCACACCGGAGAAAAGCCGTACTCGTGTTCTGCGTGCTCTAAAACGTTCGCCCTGCGAAAGAGTCTCCGCCGCCACTCGAGGTTCCACACGGGGGAGAGGCCGCACACCTGCACGCAGTGCGGTAAAAGCTTTCGGCTGCGAGACAACCTAAAAGCGCACTTGAGGTTTCACTCCGGAGAGAAGCCTTTCAGCTGTGCCACGTGCGGCAAGACGTTCAGGATCATGAGGAATCTAGAGAAGCACAAAGTGAACCACTGTGAGCTCTTCGTTCCTTCATTCAGAACGATCGCCGGCTTAAAGCTGTAG